Proteins encoded within one genomic window of uncultured Sphingopyxis sp.:
- a CDS encoding FkbM family methyltransferase: MIAAIRTFLRRFISNPRIYGLARQAMLVGQYMLRRPDEPDLLAFACRRDRRGLAVDIGANGGQSAVALAFILPAHEIMSFEPNPALWPELDFVRRLLGPRFSYRKLGLGDRRASMALYVPQVGDLPITTRASLSREEAEAHCARLERETARKATIADLAVDIVPFDELGIAPDVVKIDVEGFELQVLQGMRATLAASRPILMLEANANDSECRAFLSALGYRFAYFDRKQRIFVEERPEGAGNWFALPDC; the protein is encoded by the coding sequence ATGATCGCGGCGATCCGGACTTTCCTGCGCCGCTTTATTTCGAATCCGCGTATTTATGGCTTGGCGCGCCAGGCGATGCTGGTCGGTCAATATATGCTGCGGCGTCCGGATGAGCCCGACCTGCTCGCCTTCGCGTGCCGGCGAGATCGACGGGGCCTGGCGGTAGACATCGGGGCGAACGGCGGACAGTCCGCCGTCGCGCTCGCGTTCATTCTCCCCGCGCACGAGATCATGTCCTTCGAACCGAATCCGGCGCTCTGGCCCGAACTCGATTTCGTGCGGCGATTGCTTGGGCCGCGCTTTTCCTATCGCAAGCTTGGTCTCGGAGACCGAAGGGCATCAATGGCGCTCTATGTGCCGCAAGTCGGCGACCTGCCCATCACCACGCGCGCCAGCCTCAGTCGCGAGGAGGCCGAGGCGCATTGTGCCAGGCTGGAGCGGGAGACGGCGCGCAAGGCAACGATCGCCGATCTTGCGGTCGATATCGTGCCGTTCGACGAACTCGGCATTGCCCCCGACGTCGTGAAGATCGACGTCGAAGGCTTCGAGCTCCAGGTGCTTCAGGGAATGCGCGCCACCTTGGCCGCCTCACGGCCCATTCTCATGCTCGAGGCCAACGCCAACGATTCGGAGTGCCGAGCCTTCCTTTCGGCGCTCGGTTATCGCTTCGCCTATTTCGACCGCAAGCAGCGCATATTCGTCGAGGAACGCCCCGAGGGGGCCGGGAACTGGTTTGCCCTGCCCGATTGCTAG
- a CDS encoding MBL fold metallo-hydrolase: MANGDEDHIPAASGSPDASLTQDDSFTATSHAGLTYPWGEAAPGAGETIRIADGISWARIPMPGSLGHINSWLLDDADDRGDGVAVVDTGICLTMCSDAWKALYAGALKDKRITRVVGTHLHPDHIGLAGWIAKKRGVKLWMTRGEMLTARAIVADSADAAPDEVLAQSRAAGWDETAIEAQRARGWNMFERMIFALPRSYVRIADGEILDMGAHRWRVVTGSGHSPEHACLWNEKEGVLVSGDQVLPRISSNVSVNITEPDADPLGEWLASIDKLLGVVPADVTVCPAHGEPFRGLHVRLMALRDEHRMRLYNLAEAAAKAPMRAVDSFPLLFNRPIGEHNRGLATGEALAHLKRLEVEGRVKREERDGVWWYHGVA, translated from the coding sequence ATGGCGAATGGCGACGAGGACCATATCCCGGCGGCCAGCGGTTCGCCGGATGCCTCGCTGACCCAGGACGATAGCTTTACCGCGACGAGCCACGCGGGCCTGACCTATCCGTGGGGCGAGGCGGCGCCGGGGGCGGGCGAGACGATCCGCATCGCCGACGGGATCAGCTGGGCGCGCATTCCGATGCCGGGGTCGCTCGGTCATATCAACAGCTGGCTGCTCGACGACGCCGACGACCGGGGGGATGGCGTCGCGGTGGTCGACACCGGCATCTGCCTGACCATGTGCTCGGACGCGTGGAAGGCGCTCTACGCGGGCGCGCTCAAGGACAAGCGCATCACGCGCGTCGTCGGCACGCACCTGCACCCCGATCATATCGGCCTCGCCGGCTGGATCGCGAAGAAACGGGGCGTGAAGCTTTGGATGACGCGCGGCGAGATGCTGACCGCGCGCGCGATCGTCGCCGATTCCGCCGACGCTGCGCCCGACGAAGTGCTGGCGCAGTCGCGCGCGGCGGGCTGGGACGAGACCGCGATCGAGGCGCAGCGGGCGCGTGGCTGGAACATGTTCGAGCGCATGATCTTCGCGCTGCCGCGCTCCTATGTGCGGATCGCCGACGGCGAGATACTCGACATGGGCGCGCACCGCTGGCGCGTCGTCACCGGATCGGGGCACAGCCCCGAACATGCGTGCCTGTGGAACGAGAAAGAGGGCGTGCTGGTGTCGGGCGACCAGGTGCTGCCGCGGATCAGCTCGAACGTCTCGGTCAACATCACCGAGCCCGACGCCGATCCGCTCGGCGAATGGCTCGCGTCGATCGACAAATTGCTCGGCGTCGTGCCCGCCGACGTCACGGTTTGCCCCGCGCATGGCGAGCCGTTCCGGGGGCTGCACGTCCGCCTGATGGCGCTGCGCGACGAGCATCGCATGCGGCTCTACAATCTTGCCGAGGCGGCGGCGAAGGCGCCGATGCGCGCGGTCGACAGTTTTCCTTTGCTCTTCAACCGCCCGATCGGCGAGCATAACCGCGGCCTCGCGACGGGCGAGGCGCTCGCGCATCTGAAGCGGCTCGAGGTCGAGGGGCGCGTGAAGCGCGAGGAGCGCGACGGCGTGTGGTGGTATCACGGGGTGGCGTGA
- a CDS encoding DUF481 domain-containing protein produces the protein MTSLPRLAALCLPLALAAVPAHAAQEPADPPQPDVLEINPVLVDPVVAGPLPVVLVPPDPPLPDAVRAMINAAFASGNNDDVEAVAKFARQTHPSNIGEIDALLAYYRSGHPPDAPFDPVREMLAAAMASGRDADVEAVAKLAKATTPEDADEIEEQVVAYRAERQRLKDEAAAAARAKLAAAKFWENWKGEGQIGASQSSGNTSSAGLSAGLSLARKGIDWTHKLRAQADYQRTNGATSVERYLAELEPQYRIDERTFAYGLTRWEHDRILGYDTRWNLSGGLGYKVVDNKKMTLSLKGGPAFRQTDFVDGTNDTELTALAGLDFGWQLSPTLRLTQVASTIIGESNGSTSSQTALNAKLTGALSARIAYSAQIDTSPPPGIESVDTQTRFTLVYGF, from the coding sequence GTGACCTCTCTCCCCCGCCTGGCCGCGCTTTGCCTGCCCCTCGCGCTCGCCGCCGTGCCCGCGCACGCCGCGCAGGAGCCGGCCGATCCGCCGCAGCCGGACGTGCTGGAGATCAATCCCGTGCTCGTCGATCCGGTGGTGGCAGGCCCGCTTCCGGTCGTGCTCGTGCCGCCCGATCCGCCGCTGCCCGACGCGGTGCGCGCCATGATCAATGCCGCCTTCGCGAGCGGCAATAATGACGATGTCGAAGCGGTCGCCAAATTCGCGCGGCAGACCCATCCGTCCAACATCGGCGAAATCGACGCGCTGCTCGCCTATTATCGCAGCGGCCATCCGCCGGACGCCCCGTTCGATCCGGTGCGCGAGATGCTCGCCGCCGCCATGGCGAGCGGCCGGGATGCCGATGTCGAGGCGGTGGCGAAGCTAGCCAAGGCCACGACGCCGGAGGACGCCGACGAAATCGAGGAGCAGGTCGTCGCCTATCGCGCCGAACGGCAGCGGTTGAAGGACGAAGCGGCGGCGGCCGCGCGCGCGAAGCTGGCGGCGGCGAAATTCTGGGAGAATTGGAAAGGCGAGGGGCAGATCGGCGCGTCGCAGAGCAGCGGCAACACCAGCTCGGCGGGCCTCAGCGCGGGACTTTCGCTCGCGCGCAAGGGGATAGACTGGACCCACAAGCTGCGCGCGCAGGCCGATTACCAGCGCACGAACGGCGCGACGTCGGTCGAACGCTATCTGGCCGAGCTCGAGCCGCAATACCGGATCGACGAGCGCACCTTTGCCTATGGCCTTACGCGCTGGGAACATGACCGGATCCTGGGTTACGACACGCGCTGGAACCTGTCGGGCGGGCTCGGCTACAAGGTGGTCGACAACAAGAAGATGACGCTCAGCCTGAAGGGCGGGCCGGCGTTCCGCCAGACCGACTTCGTCGACGGCACCAACGACACCGAACTGACTGCGCTCGCCGGCCTCGATTTCGGCTGGCAATTGTCGCCGACGCTGCGGCTGACGCAGGTCGCATCGACAATCATCGGCGAATCCAATGGCTCGACCAGCTCGCAGACCGCGCTCAACGCCAAGCTGACCGGCGCGCTGTCGGCGCGAATCGCCTATTCGGCGCAGATCGACACCAGCCCGCCGCCGGGGATCGAAAGCGTCGATACGCAGACGCGGTTTACATTGGTTTACGGGTTTTAG
- a CDS encoding DUF1013 domain-containing protein has protein sequence MPHATAAWLVDNTGLTFGQIAEFCGIHILEVQAIADETAATKYTGRDPVRAHELTMEEIEKGQKDPDYKLKMSAQGQDVIRRTRGPRYTPVSKRQDKPDGIAWILKNHPEVSDGAIGKLIGTTRNTIGAIRDRSHWNSANIVPKDPVTLGLCSQRELDALVAKAAKKAGIKAPEDSRFEGDREALLEELRAERTAAAEARAAEEAETGGEA, from the coding sequence ATGCCGCATGCGACCGCCGCCTGGCTGGTCGACAACACCGGTCTCACCTTCGGCCAGATCGCCGAGTTTTGCGGCATTCACATCCTCGAAGTGCAGGCGATCGCCGACGAGACCGCCGCGACCAAATATACCGGCCGCGATCCCGTCCGCGCGCACGAACTGACGATGGAAGAGATCGAGAAGGGCCAGAAGGACCCCGATTACAAGCTCAAGATGAGCGCGCAGGGGCAGGACGTGATTCGCCGCACCCGCGGCCCGCGCTACACGCCGGTCAGCAAGCGCCAGGACAAGCCCGACGGCATCGCGTGGATCCTGAAGAACCATCCCGAAGTGTCGGACGGTGCGATCGGCAAGCTGATCGGCACCACGCGCAACACGATCGGCGCGATCCGCGACCGCAGCCATTGGAACAGCGCGAACATCGTTCCCAAGGACCCGGTCACGCTCGGCCTCTGCTCGCAGCGCGAACTCGACGCGCTCGTCGCAAAGGCGGCGAAGAAGGCGGGGATCAAGGCGCCCGAGGACAGCCGTTTCGAAGGCGACCGCGAAGCCCTGCTCGAAGAGCTGCGCGCCGAACGCACCGCGGCCGCCGAAGCGCGCGCCGCCGAAGAGGCCGAAACCGGCGGCGAAGCCTGA